A genomic window from Streptomyces mirabilis includes:
- a CDS encoding class I SAM-dependent RNA methyltransferase, whose translation MQAEPKKSLVGEEYEVEIGPVAHGGHCIARTAEGQVLFVRHALPGEHVVARVTEGEEGARYLRADAVTILSASKDRVEAPCPYAGPGRCGGCDWQHAKPGAQRRLKGEVIAEQLQRLAGLTPEEAGWDGTVMPAEGDKLPAGEVPAWRTRVQYAVDADGNAGLRRHRSHEVEPIEHCMIAAPGVSELGIEERDWSGMASVDAIAATGSQDRMVILEPRPGARLPLVELDKPVSVMRVEEHDGGIHRVHGRAFVRERADGRTYRVGSGGFWQVHPMAADTLVKAVMQGLMPRKGEMALDLYCGVGLFAGALADRLGDKGAVLGIEAGKRAVEDARHNLTAFDRVRIEQGKVESVLPRTGITEVDLIVLDPPRAGAGKKTVEHLSSLGARRIAYVACDPAALARDLGYFRDGGYKVRTLRAFDLFPMTSHVECVAILEPVKKDD comes from the coding sequence ATGCAGGCAGAACCGAAGAAATCGCTGGTGGGGGAGGAGTACGAGGTCGAGATCGGCCCCGTGGCCCATGGCGGGCACTGCATCGCCCGTACGGCCGAGGGCCAGGTCCTCTTCGTCCGGCACGCCCTGCCCGGCGAGCACGTCGTCGCGCGTGTCACGGAGGGCGAGGAGGGCGCGCGCTACCTGCGCGCGGACGCGGTGACGATCCTCTCGGCCTCCAAGGACCGCGTCGAAGCCCCCTGCCCCTACGCCGGCCCCGGCCGCTGCGGCGGCTGCGACTGGCAGCACGCCAAGCCGGGCGCGCAGCGCCGCCTCAAGGGGGAGGTCATCGCCGAGCAGCTGCAGCGGCTCGCGGGCCTCACGCCCGAGGAGGCGGGCTGGGACGGCACGGTGATGCCCGCCGAGGGCGACAAGCTGCCCGCCGGCGAGGTCCCGGCCTGGCGCACGCGCGTCCAATACGCCGTGGACGCGGACGGCAACGCCGGACTGCGCCGCCACCGCTCGCACGAGGTCGAGCCCATCGAACACTGCATGATCGCGGCGCCGGGCGTGAGTGAACTCGGCATCGAGGAGCGCGACTGGTCCGGCATGGCCTCGGTCGACGCGATCGCCGCGACCGGCTCCCAGGACCGCATGGTCATCCTGGAGCCCCGCCCCGGCGCCCGCCTGCCCCTCGTGGAACTCGACAAGCCCGTTTCCGTGATGCGCGTCGAGGAGCACGACGGTGGCATCCACCGCGTCCACGGCCGCGCGTTCGTGCGCGAGCGGGCCGACGGCCGTACGTACCGTGTCGGCAGCGGCGGCTTCTGGCAGGTCCACCCGATGGCGGCCGACACCCTGGTCAAGGCCGTCATGCAGGGCCTGATGCCGCGCAAGGGCGAGATGGCGCTCGACCTGTACTGCGGCGTCGGCCTCTTCGCGGGCGCCCTCGCGGACCGCCTCGGCGACAAGGGCGCGGTCCTCGGCATCGAGGCCGGCAAGCGCGCGGTCGAGGACGCCCGGCACAACCTCACCGCCTTCGACCGGGTCCGCATCGAACAGGGCAAGGTCGAGTCGGTCCTCCCGCGCACCGGCATCACCGAGGTCGACCTCATCGTCCTCGACCCGCCTCGCGCCGGCGCCGGCAAGAAGACGGTCGAGCACCTCTCCTCCCTGGGCGCCCGCCGCATCGCCTACGTCGCCTGCGACCCGGCGGCGCTCGCCCGCGACCTCGGGTACTTCCGCGACGGCGGGTACAAGGTGCGGACGTTGCGGGCGTTCGATCTCTTCCCGATGACGTCGCACGTGGAGTGCGTGGCGATCCTGGAGCCGGTGAAGAAGGACGACTGA
- a CDS encoding thioesterase II family protein, producing the protein MLPALGGSGVAFGEWSAAVPPGVSLMAVQYPGRGDRFGEEPVDDVAAMAGCVAAELLRLPPGDHVLFGHSLGALVAYETALLLRDAGEEPRALCVSAALPPGSMTNRGVHLAPDDEFWSTLCALGGIEPAVAENAELRDLLLPVIRSDLRAHATYRPRPGTRPLSCPVRSYHGAGDPLVEQDQLAGWASVTSGGFSGTVRPGGHFHVTTDVAELVADVLSQGPR; encoded by the coding sequence GTGCTTCCCGCACTCGGGGGATCGGGAGTCGCCTTCGGCGAGTGGTCCGCCGCGGTGCCGCCCGGTGTGTCGCTGATGGCCGTCCAGTACCCGGGCCGCGGCGACCGCTTCGGAGAAGAGCCCGTGGACGACGTGGCCGCGATGGCCGGCTGCGTGGCGGCGGAGCTGCTGCGGTTGCCGCCGGGCGACCACGTGCTGTTCGGGCACAGTCTCGGGGCGCTGGTCGCCTACGAGACCGCCCTGCTGCTGCGGGACGCCGGTGAGGAACCCCGGGCGCTCTGCGTGTCCGCCGCACTGCCGCCCGGATCCATGACCAACAGGGGTGTCCACCTGGCGCCCGACGACGAGTTCTGGTCGACCCTGTGCGCGCTGGGCGGCATCGAGCCCGCGGTCGCCGAGAACGCCGAGCTGCGCGACCTCCTCCTGCCCGTCATCCGCTCGGACCTGCGGGCCCACGCGACCTACCGGCCCCGCCCCGGCACCCGTCCGCTGTCCTGTCCCGTGCGCAGCTACCACGGCGCGGGCGACCCGCTGGTGGAGCAGGACCAGCTGGCGGGGTGGGCGAGCGTCACCTCCGGCGGCTTTTCGGGGACCGTGCGGCCGGGCGGGCACTTCCACGTGACGACCGACGTCGCGGAACTCGTCGCGGACGTGCTGAGCCAGGGCCCGAGGTGA
- a CDS encoding antibiotic biosynthesis monooxygenase — MFVILFKSRLSEQAGEDYYATEERMQERVRAIAGSDPVEVKHYTGEDGERLAVMMWRDGETLDKWRCDPEHQVAQRLGRKHWYAAYELTVAEVVRTSAHGNESPAAAAEGPR, encoded by the coding sequence ATGTTCGTGATCCTGTTCAAGTCGCGCCTGTCCGAGCAGGCCGGCGAGGACTACTACGCCACCGAGGAGCGGATGCAGGAGCGGGTCCGCGCCATTGCCGGGTCCGACCCGGTGGAGGTCAAGCACTACACCGGGGAGGACGGCGAACGTCTCGCCGTCATGATGTGGCGGGACGGGGAGACGCTGGACAAGTGGCGCTGCGACCCCGAGCACCAGGTGGCGCAGCGACTGGGCAGGAAACACTGGTACGCCGCCTACGAGCTGACCGTCGCCGAGGTGGTCCGGACCAGCGCGCACGGCAACGAAAGCCCGGCCGCGGCGGCGGAGGGGCCGCGCTAG
- a CDS encoding isocitrate/isopropylmalate dehydrogenase family protein, which produces MTTIAVIPGDGIGPEVIEPALDVLDALRLGTRTDVLDHVNAETYLRTGTALTGADLDRIRSSQAALLGAVGDPRLSDTAYVRTVLTTLRLELDLYVNYRPARLLHDRLSPLRDPARRPIDCVIVRENIEGLYSGIGGGTRTGTPQEIAIDVDLSTHQGVSRVLEFAFSVARRSVCLVDKANAVRNGGQLWQRCWSEAIARHPHVETSHLYVDTAALRLATDPTAFDVVVTNNSYGDILSDLTAALAGGLGVAASANLNPVTGQGLFEPVHGSAPDIAGTRTANPFGAILSVALLVEHLGRTEEADAVRRAVAAAVAAGRVTPDLGGSLSTKEAGTAVLTELRRP; this is translated from the coding sequence TTGACCACCATCGCCGTGATCCCCGGTGACGGCATCGGTCCCGAGGTGATCGAGCCGGCGCTGGACGTCCTCGACGCCCTCCGCCTCGGGACGCGTACGGACGTCCTGGACCACGTCAACGCGGAGACCTACCTGCGCACCGGAACCGCGCTGACCGGAGCCGACCTCGACCGGATCAGGTCCAGCCAGGCGGCGCTCCTCGGCGCGGTCGGGGACCCCCGGCTCAGCGACACCGCGTACGTGCGTACGGTCCTCACCACCCTGCGCCTCGAACTCGACCTCTACGTCAACTACCGGCCCGCCAGGCTCCTGCACGACAGGCTCAGTCCGCTGCGCGACCCGGCCCGCCGGCCGATCGACTGCGTGATCGTCAGGGAGAACATCGAGGGGCTCTACAGCGGCATCGGCGGCGGTACGCGCACCGGTACCCCCCAGGAGATCGCCATCGACGTGGACCTCAGTACCCACCAAGGCGTCTCACGGGTGCTGGAGTTCGCGTTCTCCGTGGCGCGCAGGTCGGTGTGCCTCGTCGACAAGGCCAACGCCGTCCGCAACGGCGGACAGCTGTGGCAGCGGTGCTGGAGCGAGGCCATCGCACGGCACCCGCACGTCGAGACGTCCCACCTCTACGTGGACACCGCCGCCCTGCGACTGGCCACCGATCCGACCGCCTTCGACGTCGTCGTCACCAACAACTCCTACGGCGACATCCTGAGCGACCTCACGGCCGCGCTGGCCGGCGGCCTCGGCGTGGCGGCGTCGGCGAACCTCAACCCCGTGACCGGACAAGGGCTCTTCGAGCCCGTGCACGGCAGCGCCCCGGACATCGCGGGTACCCGCACCGCCAACCCGTTCGGCGCGATCCTCTCCGTGGCCCTGCTGGTCGAGCACCTGGGCCGGACCGAGGAGGCGGACGCGGTCCGCCGGGCGGTCGCCGCGGCCGTCGCGGCGGGCCGCGTCACCCCCGATCTCGGCGGGTCCCTGAGTACGAAAGAGGCCGGCACCGCGGTCCTGACGGAACTGCGGCGGCCGTAG
- a CDS encoding NAD(P)/FAD-dependent oxidoreductase — MNANDTDRTDGNPETVIVGAGLVGVVTALYLAPRFGPVTLLEKRADPRRNSGGQRRSLVVMLSARGWRALSDLGVADAVRRICVPLHGRCGHLPDGRTRMTPYSRDGQPIWAVERRRLHHILLDAAEATPGVRLRFGQRVGSVDLDEPAVVVEDRHGSHRLTCRRVLGCDGAHSAARAALEARGTRAEVRTLDLAYQEIDVPAGRLDPTITHYWPSGKAMFAAHPLPSGKLSGSLFMRLDGPAPSYAAARGGQDLYETFAAHFPELTGIIPDIAEQLATKAVSTLTAVRCDRWVWRDTFALLGDSCHAMAPFMGHGMNCGFEDARVLVDCLDAAADRAAGLAAYEKSRIEDADAISRLSYRHYFTMAGPPREETAAEVLRGRLTVLFPDRFVPLYERCAFTEESYASVLRDDQRLDRLLADLLARYGTELVSASDDRLRACIPSPTPTTATPEDSVCS, encoded by the coding sequence ATGAACGCGAACGACACGGACCGCACGGACGGGAACCCGGAGACCGTCATCGTGGGGGCCGGTCTGGTGGGCGTGGTCACGGCTCTCTACCTGGCGCCCCGCTTCGGACCGGTCACCCTGCTGGAGAAACGGGCGGACCCCAGGCGGAACTCCGGTGGACAACGCCGGTCACTGGTCGTGATGCTGTCGGCGCGCGGCTGGCGCGCCCTGTCGGACCTGGGAGTCGCGGACGCCGTGCGCCGCATATGCGTCCCCCTGCACGGACGCTGCGGGCACCTGCCCGACGGCCGGACGCGCATGACCCCCTACAGCCGGGACGGACAGCCCATCTGGGCGGTGGAGCGCCGGCGGCTGCACCACATCCTGCTGGACGCCGCCGAGGCGACCCCCGGTGTGCGCCTCCGCTTCGGGCAGCGCGTGGGCTCGGTGGACCTGGACGAACCCGCGGTGGTGGTGGAGGACCGGCACGGCTCGCACCGGCTGACGTGCCGCCGGGTCCTCGGCTGCGACGGCGCGCACTCCGCCGCCCGGGCCGCCCTGGAGGCGCGCGGCACCCGGGCCGAGGTGCGCACGCTGGACCTGGCCTACCAGGAGATCGACGTACCGGCAGGCCGGCTGGACCCGACCATCACGCACTACTGGCCCTCCGGGAAGGCGATGTTCGCCGCGCACCCCCTGCCGTCGGGGAAGCTATCGGGCTCCTTGTTCATGCGCCTCGACGGCCCCGCCCCGTCCTACGCGGCGGCCCGCGGCGGCCAGGACCTGTACGAGACGTTCGCCGCCCACTTCCCCGAGCTGACCGGGATCATCCCCGACATCGCGGAACAGCTCGCCACCAAGGCCGTCTCGACCCTCACGGCCGTCCGCTGCGACCGATGGGTCTGGCGAGACACCTTCGCGCTGCTCGGTGATTCCTGTCATGCGATGGCGCCCTTCATGGGGCACGGCATGAACTGCGGTTTCGAGGACGCCCGGGTCCTCGTCGACTGCCTCGACGCCGCCGCGGACCGGGCGGCGGGCCTGGCAGCCTACGAGAAGTCGCGGATCGAGGACGCCGACGCGATCTCCCGGCTCTCCTACCGGCACTACTTCACGATGGCCGGCCCACCGCGCGAGGAGACCGCTGCGGAGGTGCTGCGCGGGCGGCTGACGGTGCTGTTCCCCGACCGGTTCGTTCCGCTGTACGAGCGGTGCGCCTTCACCGAGGAGAGCTACGCCTCCGTACTGCGTGACGACCAGCGTCTGGACCGGCTCCTGGCGGATCTGTTGGCCCGGTACGGCACCGAGCTGGTCTCGGCGTCCGACGACCGACTGCGCGCCTGCATCCCTTCCCCCACCCCGACCACCGCCACCCCGGAGGACTCCGTATGTTCGTGA
- a CDS encoding (2,3-dihydroxybenzoyl)adenylate synthase, translating into MLDGFVHWPEQLAADLRRTGVWLGRPIGDLLHESCERNADRVAVVCGERRMTYAELSRRADRLAGGLIGLGIRPLDRVVVHLPNIPEFVVLVFALLRAGAIPVLALPGHRRAEIAHLCAHSGAVAYVVKDEFGGFDFRTIAREIPSVPHVIVSGDGQEFVSLESLDAQDVALPRVDASDPALFLLSGGTTGLPKLIPRTHDDYTYVMRASAEAMRVGPEVVYLAVNPVAHQAALACPGVFGSLLMGGKAVLTSSVRPDDVFSLIRREAVTVTTVVPSVLRLWADSGRPPGEPSRLLIQVGSAPLDPALARRAAQELGCRIQRWYGISEGLLTHTRLDDPEEVAVNTDGRPMSPGDEVRIVDESGNPVPDGEAGEMQVRGPYTIRGYYRAPEENARSFTPDGFFRTGDLVRRRPDGNIMIVGRIKDVINRAGEKVSAEEVERQLRTHPAVQDAAVIGVADTVLGERTYAFVVLNEADVRPSAMKEFLRGRGLATYKIPDRLIPMPQLPRTPMGKVDKKALRARIAASRR; encoded by the coding sequence ATGCTTGACGGTTTTGTGCACTGGCCTGAACAGCTCGCGGCGGACCTGCGCCGGACAGGGGTCTGGCTCGGCCGGCCGATCGGTGACTTGTTGCACGAGTCGTGCGAACGGAACGCCGATCGCGTGGCCGTGGTGTGCGGCGAACGCCGGATGACCTACGCGGAGCTGTCCCGGCGGGCGGACCGGTTGGCGGGCGGCCTGATCGGACTGGGCATCAGGCCCCTGGATCGGGTGGTGGTGCACCTCCCCAACATCCCGGAGTTCGTCGTCCTGGTCTTCGCGCTGCTGCGGGCCGGAGCGATCCCGGTGCTGGCGCTGCCCGGTCACCGCAGGGCCGAGATCGCGCATCTGTGCGCTCACTCCGGGGCTGTCGCCTATGTGGTGAAGGACGAGTTCGGCGGGTTCGACTTCCGTACGATCGCCCGGGAGATCCCGTCGGTCCCGCACGTGATCGTCAGCGGCGACGGCCAGGAGTTCGTTTCGCTGGAGTCGCTGGACGCCCAGGACGTCGCGCTGCCCAGGGTGGACGCGTCCGACCCCGCGCTGTTCCTGCTCTCCGGGGGCACCACCGGACTGCCGAAGCTGATTCCCCGGACCCACGACGACTACACGTACGTCATGCGGGCCAGCGCGGAGGCGATGCGGGTGGGTCCGGAGGTGGTGTACCTCGCCGTCAACCCGGTCGCGCACCAGGCGGCCCTCGCCTGTCCGGGCGTGTTCGGCAGTCTCCTGATGGGAGGGAAGGCGGTACTCACGTCGAGCGTACGGCCCGACGACGTCTTCTCGCTGATCCGCCGCGAGGCAGTCACCGTGACCACGGTCGTGCCCTCGGTGCTGCGGCTGTGGGCCGATTCCGGACGACCGCCCGGCGAACCGTCCCGCCTGCTGATCCAGGTGGGCAGTGCCCCGCTCGACCCGGCCCTGGCGCGCCGCGCGGCCCAGGAGCTGGGCTGCCGGATCCAGCGGTGGTACGGCATCAGCGAGGGGCTGCTGACCCACACCCGGCTCGACGACCCGGAGGAGGTGGCCGTGAACACGGACGGCCGCCCGATGTCACCGGGCGACGAGGTCCGGATCGTCGACGAGTCCGGGAACCCGGTGCCCGACGGGGAGGCCGGCGAGATGCAGGTGCGCGGTCCGTACACGATCCGCGGGTACTACCGGGCTCCCGAGGAGAACGCCCGGTCGTTCACACCGGACGGTTTCTTCCGCACCGGCGACCTCGTCCGGCGCAGGCCGGACGGCAACATCATGATCGTCGGCAGGATCAAGGACGTCATCAACCGGGCCGGCGAGAAGGTCTCCGCGGAGGAGGTGGAGCGGCAACTGCGCACCCACCCCGCCGTGCAGGACGCGGCCGTGATCGGCGTGGCGGACACCGTGCTCGGCGAGCGGACGTACGCCTTCGTCGTCCTCAACGAGGCGGACGTCCGCCCGTCCGCCATGAAGGAGTTCCTCAGAGGCCGCGGCCTGGCGACCTACAAGATCCCCGACCGGCTGATTCCGATGCCGCAGCTTCCGCGCACACCGATGGGGAAGGTCGACAAGAAGGCACTGCGCGCACGGATCGCCGCGTCACGACGCTGA